One window of Haemorhous mexicanus isolate bHaeMex1 chromosome 16, bHaeMex1.pri, whole genome shotgun sequence genomic DNA carries:
- the LOC132334670 gene encoding serine/threonine-protein kinase pim-1-like, with protein sequence MHGRAMPPARPRPRAGLPRPRPRASRRGLDSGRLWPYWRWRCWAGISAWGWGGIASLWLCLARARLRPRPLPGPAEDTGGAAAPAASAAACPARAPPLGSAAAGPEPPLSRCRERTPGDGWPGALEGRSGAAAGPGPSADSRVPPAGKAQQGLKEQYRLGSLLGRGGFGSVFAATRLSDGAPVAIKRVPRERVRHWGELPDGTSAPLEIVLLAKVSTGFPGVVQLLEWLELPNDVLMVLERPERCQDLQHFIRARGFLPEEVARELFRQVLEAVRHCTSCGVLHRDIKPENILVDLATGQAKLIDFGCGTYLQDTAYTHFAGTRSYSPPEWTHFGWYYGRPATIWSLGILLHQMVCGEHPFRRGQNISWDHQLSLPQGLSQECQDLIRRCLSMLDLERPSLEELLCHPWMQDIHLH encoded by the exons ATGCACGGTCGGGCcatgcccccggcccgcccccggccccgggcggggctgccccgtcCCCGGCCCCGGGCGTCCCGCCGCGGCCTCGACTCCGGCCGGCTCTGGCCGTACTGGcggtggcgctgctgggcgggcatcagtgcctggggctggggcggcatcgcctccctttggctctgcctggcccgagcccggctccggccccggcccctcccggggcCCGCGGAGGACAcaggcggcgcggccgctcccgccgcctccgctgccgcttgcccggcccgagctccgccgctcggtagcgcggccgccggccccgagccgccgctgtcccgctgcagggagcgaacgcctggggatggctggcctggggcacttgaggggcgctcgggggccgctgccggccccgggccgagcgctgacagccgcgtcccgccggcagggaaggcgcagcagggcctgaaggagcagtaccggctgggctcgctgctggggcgcggcggcttcggcagcgtcttcgcggccacgcggctctcggacggcgccccg GTAGCCATCAAAAGGGTGCCACGGGAGCGCGTCCGGCActggggcgagctg cccgacggcaccagcgcacccctggagatcgtgctgctggccaaggtgtccactggcttccctggtgtggtccagctgctggagtggcttgaGCTCCCCAACGACGTcttgatggtgctggagcgcccggagcggtgtcaggacctgcagcatttcattcgGGCACGAGGCTTCCTGCCCGAGGAGGTGGCACGGGAgctgttccgccaggtgctggaggccgtgcggcactgcaccagctgcggggtcctgcacagggacatcaaaccagagaacatcctggttgacctggccaccgggcaggccaaattgattgactttggctgtggcacctacctgcaggacacagcctacactcactttgcag gaacacGGTCATACAGCCCCCCGGAATGGACCCACTTTGGCTGGTACTATGGCAGGCCAGctaccatctggtccctgggcatcctgctgcaccagatggtctGTGGGGAGCACCCTTTCAGGAGGGGCCAGAACATCAGCTGGGACCATCAACTCTCGctgccacaagggctctctcaag AGTGCCAAGATCTGATCAGGCGGTGTTTATCCATGCTGGACTTGGAAAGGCCCTCattagaagagctgctctgtcatccttggatgcaggatattcatctgcactag